A window of Nerophis lumbriciformis linkage group LG21, RoL_Nlum_v2.1, whole genome shotgun sequence genomic DNA:
GTgagtggccgccatcttgaaaaaacaacaTACGTATCATCAATAAATCAAACATTTGTGTCAGACGGCGAAACATCGTCACTCAACGGTTCTGTGGACCTAAACATCAACTCTTCTAAGGTAAGTTTGCTTGGAATATTATACATAAGTCACAAAATATTTATACCAatatatttcattaaaaatatatattgcagGGCGTCACACATAAATATTACAcaactataatatatataataatatattgtttTTGATGTATTACTTTTTATATGTTTATAGTGTATGTATGTTTAGTATTTTTAGATAATTCATGATTAATTTTAATGATCATATATTATAAATACGTTTTTAAAGATTTTCTTAggatgttatgtttattttattttaaattaaacatattgatatattttattaatattatcttttattgatatatattaatatattatttttatctaTTACTTCTGatatgtttatattgtacatgtttattattttttaaaccgtTTAcgattaattttaattattacatataactacatttttaaatatgttttaaagatgtaatatgtttaaaaatgcatattttattttaaattaaacttAATATTTTTGTATCCATTTTATCTCTATAATATTTCAATTATGtaaattaatatattatttttaatgtattacttttgaaatgtttattatgtatatatgtgtattattgtttttattatgtttattattattcatttattttgtattattattttaaatagttcatgattaattttaattatatattatacatatgttgaaaatatgttttaggaTGTAATATGTTTATAAAATACATATTCTCTTTTAATGCTTATTGTATGAATGCCTTCTAGCATTCTTacattgtactgtatatatacagtatatttttatgttatatatttatgtttatatattttttattttatcaaacTGTCCATGCATTTAAAGTGCACATCAAAATGCAGCTTCACCACTtccgtcataatttttgcactaaagaaacttctctatgactttagccccagtatttttctgtttgtttgatattgtcattactgccacgagtggtggaaaagtgtattacaactgagtaccgctatgGCCCATACGCACCAAAGctgagaaaaacatgtttttagtggcCCTTAAGAGGGCACTCGCAGCCCACTGTTATAGATGACtatgtatattaatattaattattagttaaagcatttcagctttttctcattacattctgaTTTCTTgcttacatttttattgttgttttttccccATTAGTAATAACACAAATTGAAACACATAATTGGATTTACTCAATTTCTCATAGAAAAATGACTTCCAATGTTCTGTATGCTTTTGTTAAACAGATTACTAACAAATACTAAAGTACTATAACACATTCAATAGTTATAAACCCCCCCCACAAATAAATCAGTAAAAATACAGATACAATGGAATTAGTGTATTATTAAtagaataattaaaaatatatattatatacattattctaaacataaaaatatactgtaaaaaGCAATAAATTAAAGATGATATAAATAGaatatatcaaaaataaaacatttagtttaaaataaaatacGTTTTTTATAATCATACTACAtcctaaaaaagttttaaaacgtATTTATCGATATATAATCatttaataataaacatatatacaatgtAAACATATAAAAAGTAATaccttaaaaataatattaatttataTCATACTAATTACAATTGTATAACTGCATAATCTACTGTATCAcaaattctgcctgtacaaaaatattaatgttcagttacacatttaacagtgtttattgtttttgttgttttatttatttattatttattcaaaaaGTTTTGTGGACCCTGGGCCGCACTTTACACACTCCTGTTGTAGGATAACCAGACAGAGTACGAAAACCGTGGCAAAATCTTtgactaaatatattattattaattaatcgtTTGAAAATGTTGGCTTTTTGTCACTACATTCTGATTTTTTGCATTTTCACTTTTGCAGTTTTTGTTTCCGACAATATTTTGCGGGCTCGGCCTGCCGACAAAGTTTTGTGTTCCCTGTGCCGCAGTTTTGTAGGATTACCAGACAGATTACGGAAATCGTAGCAAAATCTTAGCCGacactttgtgttataggtgactaaatatactgtattattatCAATTAATTGTTTGAAAATGTCGTTTTTTTTCTCACTACATTCtgattttttgcattttaactttTGCGGTTTCTGTTTCCGACAATAATTTGCGGGCTCGGCCTGCCGACAAAGTTTTGTGGCTCATGGGCCGCACATTCtgattttttgcattttaactttTGCGGTTTCTGTTTCCGACAATAATTTGCGGGCTCGGCCTGCCGACAAAGTTTTGTGGCtcatgggccgcactttggacacccctgttgtaggaTAACCAGACAAAGTACGAAAACTGTGGCAAAATATTAGCCGATCATAAGAAAAGTGAGGTGCACAAAAAGCGATGTACATGTTTTCAATGGATGGTCgacattattgtttttgtgtaATTATTTGTACACGCGCCGTGTGTTTTACGACAGccaacattttgtgtttttgcaggaCTCAAACGGAAACCAGGTTCAGGAGAGGACACTAAAAGAGGTAAAAACCTGCGATGCGAGCACGTGACAGCCCGAGCTAACACTGTGTTTCCACAGGAAGTGTGTCAGCGTCTGGTCAGTCTGAGCACGCAACTTCACGCCCTGCAGGTAATACCGTAAGAACGCCATCCCGTCACAGTTGGGCTCCTTTCATCTGACTTGTCGACTCCGCCTCTCAGGCGGCGGTGATCCGTCAGGACTCCACGCTGGAGCTGTTTGTCCGGGCGAGCCCGGCCGCGGGCTCGACCACAGGCCCGACCACCGGACCCCGTCTTTGTCGCTCCGTGTCGCGGGACACGGGGCTGGACGGCGGCGGCGAAGTGGCGCGCTTGATGCAGCAGGTGGAGCTTCTACAGGAAGAAGTGACGCGGCTGCGTCTCAAGGAGGAAGCACCCCCGAAGGAGGAAGCGGAGCCGGGCAACAGGAGGAGGAGCAACGGCTGTGACGTCGTCAAAGGGGAACAGGTGTGCGGACCAAATGTTTCATGGCGGGATCTTTGTGAGCCAAGGGCCACTTGAATAGGTACACTTACCATGTCCGCCCAATGACGTCATTTGAAAATGTCTTGATTGCGCAGCTGAGGAGGAGGCGGGGCAGCAGAGAGCAGGAGCCACACCCCCTCGCCCCATTGGCCACTCATGACCCGGTCGACCAATTAGACGGCCTTCAGGAAGCAGACGGTGAAGATGTGGTGAAGATCTCTCCTCGCGCTGACAGTCCCAGAGGTCAGCTGACGACCACATAGAAAtagaaatataatatataaatatacacgttTGATATTTTCATTATTAATCTCACCTTTTTCTATCCTGGATATTTAAACCTAACACGTTTCCAACTTACAAAAATTCCTGGCTTCCCGTAacgtaaaaatgttactacttccacatttcttgCTAATCAGccaaatactagcatgctaacgttagcaaagtattttgttacttgaagCATGTttagggggaactgcacttttttttcaattttccccatcctttatgtaagacaagcacacacgtttttatttttcatgcatttcaaaccataaataaacactagcaagagtcagctaacaatggagtcaatagcAGACGCTCTAtttcgcctataaagcgctctaaaaaaacctcagtcaaggttttatatacacgctgtaagtatatatgtaatgtagtaacattcataataacatgaaatgtttattttattaaatgtatttaatataatatttattataaaacATTTCAAAGGAATACACTTTAGAGTCAAATATGCTAGCtgatagcatgctagctattCTAGCTCACTTTACAGGGTTAAATCTTTGACTTGACGCCTGCTAACTGTcaagtcaagtaacaaaatattttgctaacgttagcatgcaagaTTTTTAACAAATTTAATAAGTATACACTTTACAGTCaaatatgctaactgttaacatgctagctttaaTTTTGCTCAATTTTCCCGGTCAAATATTTGACTTGACATGCTAACTGTcaagtcaagtaacaaaatacttTACTAACAGTAGCATGCAAGATTTTCAACAAGTTTTGAAGGTATACACATTAGAGTCaaatatgctaactgttaacatcctaacattagcttgttagcatgttagctttactTTAGCTCATTGTGCAGTCTTATATTTAAGGTTGGAGCTACGCTATGTAGCCAGCATGTTAGCtcttgacaataataataatataatcgaTTATGACTTGTTCACCTTTATATATGGTAACAATGCGTGTTGTCTACGTTTAGACCTGCAGGACATTCCGGAAGAAAGCGAGTGCGGAGCAGATCCCAGTTAATGTCTCACTGTGACGTCACCGTGATGTCACCGCTGTCCTGATGTCATTTCCTGCTTCGGAAAAAAAGGGGTCTGCGACTTCAAACAGGAAGTGTGTCACCGGAGTGGGCGGAGCTAACGACTGGGTCCAAACGCCACTAAACAGAGATTTTGGACAGGTGACTACATGACCCACAACGCGGACACTACTTATTTATTTAGTCAGTGTGGTTTGTAGGAAGTACATTTCGTGCATGAAGTCCACGAAACGGTGGTGCTGATTAATTCATAGAATAGCGGAAAGAAAGTAACGCTAACGAGGACACAGAAGGCGGGAGATGGTTCACGTCCTCTTCAAGAACCGCATGGACGAGTCACATGACGCCACTTGAAGGCAAAATGTCTCTTTAAGTGTCGTCTTCATCAAGCTGgaacctttttttgttttgtttgttttttttgttctcaGGAGAAATGTGTACATGTTTTTTAAGTCTTGATAAAAGTTCACCGAACTGCTGCATGCTGCCTCGAACTACTTTTCACGCCTTAAAGGGACACGCGTGTCTTTGACACGGTGACTTGCGATACCTGGTATTGGCGATACCGGTCCGATACGTTGTGCAAATATATACCGAACGTGTCTGCTGAAATTTAAAAccttgtgtattttcaaatatctATGAAATTTAAAAccttgtgtattttcaaatatctatctaaaaaaaaaaaatcttaaaaatgtaagaaaattttttttttttttaaattggaatgtaatgagaaaatgcTGACTTTTCTTTTAAAcaattgtctatttttttttcgacatatacagtccagaaatacaattaaacacatttaaaatgttattttttttctccccaaaacaagtaacccacaaaattatatataaaattaaaaaaaaaacataaaaatgctcACATTTTTAAGCTAATTATAATATTAGTCATCTATAATAAAGTTTTGTCTTTAGACAtaaataatatctgtttttagcattttaaaaGAAATATCAAAACGCCCCCCCATACCTGACTTTTCAGTCAAgctatattattatttttgtgcacccctaataaTATTATACCTACCTATAACACAAAAGTTTGTATTCAAACATATGTAATATCTGTGTTTatcatttttccaaaaaaaaagaagtcaaaaTGTCGACATTGACTTTTGAGTATGCGGAAAAAGTGGTGGAAAAAGTTTTTGGACACACCTGATctgaaatattagaagctcttgaAATAAAGATAAAGTAAAAATAgtcagttaattaaaaaaaataatactaacttacgaatgaatttgaaaaatcacaacaacaataataaacactgtttatTGTGTAAGTGAACATGAATGTTTtaaacagactttttgacacaataGGTTATGTAGTTACACAAtcacattatttttattattattatcattttaaattatattctCAAGGGGGGGGAACAACaggaaaatatttaataaagagTAAACAATCGAAATGTAAGGAGAAAAAGCAGAAATGTTTGAATCATTtagaataatatacttagtcaactattttacaaagctgacacaaagtgtgtctttaaatatgtttatatatgttttaacaattgtattaaaaataaaaaatatatcaaaatggcccctctgTACTCAGactttttcagtatgcggcccttgttGGACACAACTGTTATATACAATCAAAAGTATAAAATTGTCCATAAACAAAATTGTTAGCATTTGACAATAATAATGTTGAATAGCGGAAACGTTTACATTAACTGTGGCCAAATTAAGCactataatgtaataatatttaataacaatCCAAGGTGACTAACTTAATTATCATATACATCAAAAATCAAATTGACTCTCATTCTCTATTAGCAAATATGGAACATgttgaagtgcagttttttccccagttggaaaaTCTGGGttgggtggtttgttttgttgtccatTTTGTTGCCAATTGCAATTGTATGACATTTGTAATGCTTCTGGACATTGCATTTAATGTTTTAGTGcccattttttgtaaaaatcaaTCCCTTGCAAGTAAAAATGTGACAAATTAAGTAAGTAACACTACGGTGTAACTTTCAGGGTCATTCGCTGTGTTTACTGTCGCAGGCTGTAACCAGGaaccatttattattttttaattcataagTTGTAAAGAAAGTCAAATTGAAAATATAACTTACAACACGGTCAGTGTATGTTGTGGTCATTGAATGTTCTTTTCATCAATAGCaattgaaaaacaacaacaacaacccgatttgtttatttgaatttaatttcaaaaagcaaaaaagaaagtaaaggGGAAAAACTAAGTAGTTTTTTTTGGTGTCGAAGAGCAACAACAAAATCTAAAAAACGGTTTGATttataacaaaaacaaataaatcccGAATAAAACAGAAAacggaaaaacatgttttttcattTGCAACCACCGGACGCTTTGGTTTCAAAGTAAAAGCTGCAAGTACATTGTCAGCCAGGAACACGGGTACCGTAGTATCCCCGCCTTTACTCTGAAATAAAAAGCTTCCGGTGTCATAATAAGGTctgttttttccatttccatttacCAGGGATTTAAATGTTTGTTGTATGAAATACAAAACCGTTTCTAGATGTAGTTGCCGCTTTTTGTCACcaacacaacgttttgtgtttcaattttattttttttctaataaaattaaaattaacttGTCGTTTTTCCTTTTTCAAATATGCATCTATGAAAAGGAAATTCAATGACCAAAACATGCCACCTGTTACGTCACTTCCTAGCGCACGAGGCCCTACAAATTAAGAGCATGCCATACAACACATATGTGTGATGGGAATAATCATATCAAAAATACTTAACGGTGcactttcaataaagaaatgtaTGAAATAGGTATTAAAAAGTGCAATAAAGAATTGAAACAGGcgaggaaacttttttttttcgagAAAGCCGTCTTGTTGCGTCACTTCCGGGAGAGAACAACGCGGAAAAGGTGGAGTCCAAGTTGGGAGTTGGTTGAATACGGAAGCCGACCAGACCCGCACTATTCACCGGACCGAAACCAGAACCACTACTCTAATCTTCTCCTCGCCTCTTTCTTACTTTCACTCCATCTTGAGAGGCGCTAAGTGGTCATTTCTCGTTGCCTTAGGACGCGACGCGCATACACCGCCTGCTAGCTGCTAACAGCTAGTTAGCCTGCTAGCTGCTAACGTCAGAGACAGGTAAGAAGTGCGTGTCACACCTGTTTGTTGCCAACATTCCACATCTCCGTGTCGACAGTAAAGTCAGCTCGTCGTTTTAAGTTGCCATGTTTTAGTACAAAGTGGGATGTTTGTGTGGTAACGTCAGAAAATTTGGGCGGGTTGAGAAACACGTCTGGACCCGCCCCAACCTGCTCTAGTTCCTTCTTCGTTGGGCACTGTTTTAagttttactgtgtgtgtgtgcgcgctcccTTGTCGGCGTTTGTGTTGCGATTGTTGGTATTTCTTGTGAAATGGACTTCCTGTGGCGTCCACACAAAGTTCATTCTATACAGgctccgcccccccccccctgacgCACTTGCTCGACTTGTTTGTGCAAAGACGAACAAAACCATGAGCGGAGGAGTGAACAGCATCGAGGCGGTGAAGAGGAAGATCAAAGTTCTTCAAGCGCAAGCTGAAGAAGCTGAGGACCGAGCGGAGAAGCTGCAATGCCAGCTGGAGGAGGAGAAGAGAACCCGGGAAGAGGTATGTGTGTTCACGGCTGCCCAGGTGTGACGATTGGCAGGTCAGGTGACCTTGTGCTTTGTCGTTCGGTGCAGGCTGAGGCGGACGTGGCGTCCCTCGGTCGCCGTCTGCAGCTGACCGAGAACAATCTGGACCAGACCCACGAGCAGCTGACCGAGGCCATCTCCAAGCTGGACAAGCTGGAGAAGGCGGCCGACGAAAGCGAGAGGTAAAACGAGTGGGCGGAGTCACTGGCCGGTTTGTggcttgatgatgatgatggtgaacgGCGCGTGTGTCTAGGGGGATTCGCGTGATCGAGACCCGAGCCATGAAGGACGAGGAGAAGATGGAACTTCTGACGGTCGACCTTAAACAAGCCCAGGTCATCGCCGAGGAGGCCGACCGCAAATACGAGGAAGTACGTGCCCCAACGAATAATTCTATCAGTATTATAATTGGGCCGTATCGCCACAATTAACTTATAATACATATAATACGGCTATAAGCAAGTAAATATCAGTAAAATCGATAGCAAAACACTAATTAAATAACAAATCATGAACAAATCACAAATTATTAGAACAAATAACAAACCACTTATAAATGTACAAATTATGAGTAAATTATAAAAACTAAAATCATGAGCTAATCACTAAGTATTCAACTCAGACACATcataaataataatcattaaaTCATAATCAAACATCAATGATAGCAAATAAACTATACATAATTATTTGATCTTTTTATTcctaaatatatattgttttttaaagTACATGTTAAGGTGTGTTTTATGTATGTGCTTTTATGCTTgcctatatttacaaatacaacatatataataataggGCTACGAGCATGTAAATATTAAACTAATTAGCGAATCACTATTAAATATATCGTGAGCAagctacaaataaaataataaatcatGAACTATTTACTaataattatgtaaaaaaaaattaccaaaTCCTTAAATTATATGAATAATTCATGAGTATATCACTAATAATTCTAAAAACTAATAAATCCTTAACAATTTAAATCACAAAGTAAACTTGAATGCAAATATCGGTAAACACATAAATATAATCAAATAGCAAGTAATCATTTAATTATAATTAACAAATCATAAATAGCAAATAATTAAACGATAC
This region includes:
- the LOC133621123 gene encoding tropomyosin-like, producing MSGGVNSIEAVKRKIKVLQAQAEEAEDRAEKLQCQLEEEKRTREEAEADVASLGRRLQLTENNLDQTHEQLTEAISKLDKLEKAADESERGIRVIETRAMKDEEKMELLTVDLKQAQVIAEEADRKYEEVARKLVMGEHHLERAEARAEQAESKCRQFEDELKTLSASSKSLESQTEKFSHQEDRYEDEIQKLSSKLKEAETRAESAERTVTRLEKTIDGLEESLEAAKNANMELHATLNKTMEELNSC